One genomic window of Punica granatum isolate Tunisia-2019 chromosome 1, ASM765513v2, whole genome shotgun sequence includes the following:
- the LOC116193257 gene encoding probable LRR receptor-like serine/threonine-protein kinase At1g06840, translated as MTQMLTNILIYGAARHGSPLNFAARLHVALGSAKGILYLHTEADPPIIHRDIKASNILLDSKFNAKVSDFGISRLFPEADADASVSAHVFTYVKGTPGYVDPEYFQTHKLTEKSDVYSLGVVFLELLTGMYPISHGKHIVQEVL; from the exons ATGACGCAAATGTTaacaaatatattgatat ATGGTGCAGCTAGACATGGAAGTCCTCTGAATTTTGCAGCGAGACTACATGTTGCATTGGGGTCGGCGAAAGGAATCCTCTACCTTCACACGGAGGCCGATCCGCCTATCATACACCGCGATATCAAAGCAAGCAACATATTGCTGGACAGCAAGTTTAATGCAAAGGTCTCAGATTTTGGAATCTCGAGACTCTTCCCTGAAGCTGATGCTGATGCATCTGTGAGCGCTCATGTATTCACATACGTGAAAGGAACACCT GGTTATGTCGATCCCGAATATTTTCAGACCCACAAATTGACGGAGAAGAGTGATGTTTACAGCCTCGGAGTCGTTTTCCTGGAGCTCTTGACAGGGATGTACCCCATTTCTCATGGCAAGCACATTGTCCAGGAGGTACTATAA
- the LOC116193259 gene encoding probable LRR receptor-like serine/threonine-protein kinase At5g37450: CYLIYDSFQVLAACQAGLTFSIIDQSIGPYPADCVKKLLALALKCCEEQDKDRPTMLEVVRELENITATLPQSDIITPESDTPRSATSGSVLSSIYGRDSSTSSNLQGSDLVSGVIPTIRPR; the protein is encoded by the coding sequence TGCTACCTGATATACGATTCATTCCAGGTACTGGCAGCTTGTCAGGCAGGTCTGACGTTCTCGATAATAGACCAGAGCATAGGTCCTTACCCTGCCGACTGTGTCAAGAAGTTATTGGCATTAGCTCTCAAGTGCTGTGAGGAGCAAGATAAGGACAGGCCCACGATGCTTGAGGTTGTCCGGGAACTCGAGAACATTACTGCGACGTTGCCACAGTCTGACATAATAACACCTGAATCGGACACTCCCAGATCTGCGACATCGGGCTCTGTCCTGTCATCTATTTATGGAAGGGACTCTTCCACGTCCTCTAATTTGCAGGGGAGTGACCTTGTGAGCGGAGTCATCCCCACCATTCGCCCCCGCTGA
- the LOC116200748 gene encoding probable LRR receptor-like serine/threonine-protein kinase At1g06840 isoform X2, which yields MPKPMMYGCIFTFYCCCLALLAAAQVTDPSEVSALRDVRSSLDDPMKHLQNWSRGDPCVSNWPGVFCYDTVDLDGYLHVRDLHLLNMNLSGSLSPALGKLTLLQILDFMWNQISGEIPKEIGNIASLKLLLLNGNSLSGSLPDELGNLSNLTRLQFDENNISGPLPKSFANLSNLRHLHLNNNSISGQIPPELSNMSRLLHLLLDNNNLSGSLPREISYLPKLAILQLDNNNFDGSEIPATYGNLSTLSKLSLRNCSLVGQIPDLSRIQNLSYVDLSRNRLSGPIPSNKLSENATTINLSNNNLNGSIPSGFSDLPSLQKLSLANNTLTGSIPASLWQNITFIPNAKLTVDLQNNLLSTIAGQLNPPENVTLRLGGNPVCSNANVPNIAQFCISQTQGDEQLPNSTNSTCPVYSCPTDNNYEYVPVSPVPCFCAAPLRIGYRLKSPSVSYFPPYIDLFETYLTSSLKLERYQLSIDSFSWEVGPRLRMYLKIFPPVSNQLHYFNATEVQRIRRIYTSWDFPRTDLFGPYELLNFTLLGPYSSSVLPTQNSGISKGIIVAIVLAAVACAVSISALITFLIIRRSKGNQNSLSRKHLSSKISIKIEGVKAFTFRQMAQATNNFNSSSKVGQGGYGKVYKGILSDHAVVAIKRAEEGSLQGQREFLTEIKLLSRLHHRNLVSLVGYCDEEGEQMLVYEFMPNGTLRDWISGIW from the exons ATGCCGAAGCCAATGATGTATGGATGTATTTTCACCTTTTATTGTTGCTGCTTGGCTCTCCTTGCAGCTGCACAAGTAACCGATCCTTCTGAAG TTAGCGCATTGCGAGATGTGAGAAGCAGTCTAGATGATCCTATGAAGCACCTCCAAAACTGGAGCAGAGGAGATCCGTGTGTGTCGAATTGGCCAGGAGTTTTTTGCTATGATACCGTCGACCTTGATGGCTATCTGCATGTCAGGGACCT GCATCTGCTTAATATGAATCTTTCTGGAAGCCTTTCACCTGCTTTGGGAAAACTAACCCTTCTTCAGATTCT GGACTTCATGTGGAATCAAATAAGTGGGGAGATACCAAAGGAGATTGGGAATATTGCCTCCTTGAAGCTCTT GCTCTTGAATGGTAACAGTCTATCAGGCTCATTACCCGATGAGCTCGGCAACCTCTCAAATTTGACTAGGCTTCAATTTGACGAGAACAATATATCAGGTCCACTACCGAAATCATTTGCTAACTTGAGTAATTTGAGACACCT CCATTTGAACAACAACTCAATCAGTGGGCAAATTCCTCCTGAGCTTTCAAATATGTCCAGACTTCTTCATTT ACTTTTGGATAATAACAACCTGTCTGGGAGTCTTCCGCGTGAAATCTCATACTTACCAAAGTTGGCTATCCT CCAACTTGACAACAACAACTTTGATGGTTCTGAAATACCAGCAACTTATGGAAATCTTTCGACATTATCTAAACT GAGTCTTAGAAATTGCAGTTTGGTGGGGCAAATACCTGATCTGAGCAGGATCCAAAATCTTAGCTATGT TGATCTTAGCAGGAATCGTCTCTCCGGACCTATACCATCAAATAAACTTTCTGAAAATGCGACAACTAT TAATCTGTCAAACAACAATCTCAATGGATCTATCCCATCAGGTTTTTCGGATCTTCCTTCGCTTCAAAAACT gTCTCTTGCGAATAATACACTGACTGGATCCATCCCTGCAAGCTTGTGGCAGAATATCACCTTCATCCCAAATGCTAAGCTTACAGT TGATCTACAGAACAATTTGCTCTCGACCATTGCAGGACAACTGAATCCTCCAGAGAATGTCACCCTTAG ACTCGGAGGCAATCCTGTTTGCAGTAATGCAAATGTACCAAATATCGCTCAGTTTTGCATATCTCAGACTCAAGGAGATGAGCAACTTCCGAATTCAACAAATTCTACTTGTCCGGTTTACTCGTGCCCTACGGACAATAACTACGAATATGTTCCTGTATCACCTGTGCCTTGCTTTTGTGCTGCGCCTCTCAGGATAGGCTATCGGCTGAAGAGCCCCAGTGTTTCTTATTTCCCTCCGTACATTGATCTCTTTGAAACTTACTTGACTAGTTCTCTTAAGTTGGAGCGGTATCAACTCTCTATTGATTCATTTTCCTGGGAAGTTGGACCCCGGCTCAGGATGTATTTGAAGATATTCCCACCAGTGAGCAATCAGTTGCATTATTTTAATGCTACAGAGGTTCAGCGGATTAGACGCATCTATACATCTTGGGATTTTCCTCGTACTGACTTATTTGGACCATACGAGCTCCTCAATTTCACTCTCCTGGGACCTTACTCCTCTT CGGTGCTTCCAACGCAAAACTCGGGCATTAGTAAGGGGATAATAGTGGCCATTGTACTAGCAGCAGTTGCCTGTGCAGTGTCAATCTCTGCTCTAATCACATTCCTCATCATTAGAAGGAGCAAGGGAAACCAGAATTCACTATCGAGGAAACATCTTT CATCGAAAATTTCAATAAAGATTGAAGGTGTGAAAGCGTTCACATTCCGACAGATGGCACAAGCTACCAACAACTTTAATAGCTCAAGTAAAGTTGGACAAGGAGGCTATGGGAAGGTTTACAAAGGTATTTTATCTGATCACGCAGTTGTGGCTATAAAACGGGCTGAAGAAGGATCACTGCAGGGCCAAAGAGAATTCTTAACAGAGATAAAATTGTTATCGAGGT